A portion of the Amia ocellicauda isolate fAmiCal2 chromosome 22, fAmiCal2.hap1, whole genome shotgun sequence genome contains these proteins:
- the LOC136717805 gene encoding arrestin domain-containing protein 2, whose translation MIFDKVQKLDVVFDSPEVDSPPVFSSGDVVSGKVLLELAGDARVASVKLHAEGFAKVHWTESRSAGSSTAYTQNYSDEVEYLNRRETLLQADNGEMTVLQAGRHEFPFSFQLPEETLVTSFEGKHGSIRYWVKVKLHRPWATVRKIKKEFTVIEPIDINTPALLAPQAGTKDKMARVWYRNFGQVSLTAKIDRKGYTPGEVIPIFAEFDNSTSRSIVPKAYITQTQTFIARGTMKQKKSVVATLSGDVVGARRRETWHGRAIKIPPVGPSILQCRIIKVEYMLRVCVDVPGTSKLSLELPLVMGTIPLHPFGSRTSSVSSQYSVNLEWLRMAIPEQPEPPPDYNTIISEEEAEHNMSPPLIEEDFTGILERPFFAYVQEFRFRPPPVYCEIDPHPQPLNIRPRCMTY comes from the exons ATGATTTTCGACAAAGTGCAAAAGCTGGACGTGGTCTTCGACTCCCCCGAGGTGGACTCGCCTCCCGTGTTCAGCAGCGGGGACGTGGTGTCCGGCAAGGTGCTGCTGGAGCTGGCCGGGGACGCCCGAGTGGCGTCGGTCAAGCTGCACGCCGAGGGCTTCGCCAAGGTGCACTGGACCGAGTCCCGCAGCGCCGGCTCCAGCACCGCCTACACCCAGAACTACAGCGACGAGGTGGAGTACCTGAACCGCAGGGAGACGCTCCTGCAGGCAG ataATGGTGAAATGACCGTACTGCAAGCAGGAAGACACGAGTTTCCTTTCAGTTTCCAACTTCCTGAAGA GACCTTGGTGACCTCATTCGAAGGCAAACATGGCAGCATCCGCTACTGGGTGAAAGTCAAGCTGCATCGTCCCTGGGCCACAGTCCGGAAGATCAAGAAGGAATTCACAGTCATTGAACCCATTGACATCAACACGCCAGCTCTTCTG GCTCCCCAGGCTGGCACCAAAGACAAGATGGCACGAGTTTGGTACCGTAATTTCGGACAGGTGTCCCTTACCGCCAAAATTGACCGCAAAGGATACACCCCAG GTGAAGTGATCCCCATCTTCGCTGAGTTCGACAACTCCACCTCCCGCTCCATCGTGCCCAAGGCCTACATCACCCAGACGCAGACCTTCATCGCGCGGGGCACCATGAAGCAGAAGAAATCTGTGGTGGCCACCCTGAGCGGGGACGTGGTGGGTGCCAGGAGGAGAGAGACCTGGCACGGGCGGGCCATCAAGATCCCCCCGGTTGGGCCCTCCATCCTGCAGTGCCGCATCATCAAAGTGGAATACATGTTGCGG GTGTGTGTGGACGTGCCCGGCACTTCCAAGCTGTCCCTGGAGCTGCCATTGGTCATGGGCACCATCCCCCTGCACCCCTTCGGCAGCCGGACCTCCAGCGTGAGCAGCCAGTACAGCGTGAACCTAGAATGGCTCCGCATGGCCATCCCTGAGCAGCCTGAAC CTCCCCCAGATTATAACACCATCATCTCGGAGGAGGAGGCTGAGCATAACATGTCCCCTCCATTGATTGAGGAGGACTTCACGGGCATCCTGGAGAGACCGTTCTTCGCGTATGTCCAGGAGTTCCGCTTCCGGCCGCCTCCAGTGTACTGTGAG ATTGACCCCCATCCCCAGCCTCTCAACATAAGACCTCGCTGCATGACGTATTGA
- the LOC136717808 gene encoding arrestin domain-containing protein 3-like, with translation MQFKSIKSFTLELEGPADAVYTSGELLSGQVVLELNREVKVRALKVLGRGVATAHWLENRSVGMNTVYNDYTSKETYFRKRQHLIRGLLVLQTSMASEKRKTEEMYVICSLCPMY, from the exons ATGCAGTTTAAAAGTATAAAGAGCTTCACTCTGGAGCTGGAGGGCCCGGCAGACGCGGTGTACACCAGTGGGGAGCTGCTGTCTGGCCAGGTGGTGCTGGAGCTCAACCGGGAGGTGAAGGTGCGGGCGCTGAAGGTCCTGGGCCGAGGGGTGGCCACGGCGCACTGGCTGGAGAACCGCAGCGTGGGCATGAACACTGTGTACAATGACTACACCTCCAAGGAGACCTACTTCAGGAAGAGGCAACACCTTATCAGAG GGTTATTGGTACTGCAGACGTCCATGGCttcagaaaagagaaaaacagaagaaatgTATGTAATCTGTTCACTTTGCCCTATGTATTGA